In Methylobacterium aquaticum, the following are encoded in one genomic region:
- the cyoB gene encoding cytochrome o ubiquinol oxidase subunit I, whose protein sequence is MNSEPNPIDTYPHWWRLLFGRFTLESLPLHEPIVVVTFLAVAVGGLAVVGLLTRYKLWGVLWRDWFTSVDHKKIGIMYMVLGLVMLLRGFADAVLMRSQQAIAHGGSEGFLPPHHYDQIFTAHGVIMIFFVAMPLVTGLMNYVVPLQIGARDVAFPFLNNFSFWMTTGGVVLTMMSLFIGEFAATGWLAYPPLSNIAYSPSVGVDYYIWALQIAGIGTTLSGVNLIATIVKMRAPGMSMMKMPVFTWTSLCTNILIVASFPVLGAVLALLTLDRYVGTNFFTNDLGGNPMMYVNLIWIWGHPEVYILVLPAFGIFSEVTSTFSGKRLFGYASMVYATVVITILSYLVWLHHFFTMGSGASVNSFFGITTMIISIPTGAKIFNWLFTMYRGRIRFDLPMMWTVAFMLTFVIGGMTGVLLAVPPADFILHNSLFLVAHFHNVIIGGVLFGLFAGIYYWWPKAFGFRLDPFWGKVSFWCWVVGFWVAFTPLYILGLMGVTRRMSSFGGTEYQPLFVIAAFGAALVACGIAAMLIQFAVSILRREQLRDLTGDPWGGRTLEWATSSPPPDYNFAFTPLVHDGDAWSDMKARGYKRPLDGYKAIHMPKSTGAGVIISAIATVFGIAMVWHVWWLAVISFFGAIAAVIIHTFNYDRDFYIPADEVARTEAERTRTLALVKA, encoded by the coding sequence ATGAATTCCGAACCCAACCCGATCGACACCTACCCGCATTGGTGGCGGCTGCTGTTCGGCCGCTTCACCCTCGAATCCCTGCCGCTCCACGAGCCGATCGTGGTGGTGACCTTCCTGGCGGTCGCGGTCGGCGGCCTCGCCGTCGTCGGTCTCCTCACCCGCTACAAGCTGTGGGGCGTCTTGTGGCGCGACTGGTTCACCAGCGTCGACCACAAGAAGATCGGGATCATGTACATGGTCCTGGGCCTCGTCATGCTGCTGCGGGGCTTCGCCGACGCGGTGCTGATGCGCTCGCAGCAGGCCATCGCCCATGGCGGCTCCGAAGGCTTCCTGCCGCCGCACCACTACGACCAGATCTTCACCGCCCACGGCGTGATCATGATCTTCTTCGTGGCGATGCCGCTGGTCACCGGGCTGATGAACTACGTCGTGCCGCTGCAGATCGGTGCGCGCGACGTCGCCTTCCCGTTCCTGAACAACTTCAGCTTCTGGATGACCACCGGCGGCGTCGTACTGACGATGATGTCGCTGTTCATCGGCGAGTTCGCGGCCACCGGCTGGCTCGCCTATCCGCCGCTGTCGAACATCGCCTACTCGCCGAGCGTGGGCGTCGACTACTACATCTGGGCGCTCCAGATCGCCGGCATCGGCACGACGCTCTCGGGCGTCAACCTGATCGCCACCATCGTCAAGATGCGGGCGCCCGGCATGTCGATGATGAAGATGCCGGTCTTCACCTGGACCTCGCTCTGCACCAACATCCTGATCGTGGCGTCGTTTCCGGTGCTCGGCGCCGTGCTGGCGCTGCTCACCCTCGACCGCTACGTCGGCACCAACTTCTTCACGAACGATCTCGGCGGCAACCCGATGATGTACGTGAACCTGATCTGGATCTGGGGTCACCCCGAGGTCTACATCCTGGTGCTGCCGGCCTTCGGCATCTTCTCCGAGGTGACCTCGACCTTCTCCGGCAAGCGCCTGTTCGGCTACGCCTCGATGGTCTACGCCACGGTCGTCATCACCATCCTGTCCTACCTGGTCTGGCTGCACCACTTCTTCACCATGGGGTCGGGGGCGAGCGTCAACTCGTTCTTCGGCATCACCACGATGATCATCTCGATCCCCACGGGCGCGAAGATCTTCAACTGGCTGTTCACGATGTATCGCGGCCGGATCCGCTTCGATCTGCCGATGATGTGGACGGTGGCCTTCATGCTGACCTTCGTCATCGGCGGCATGACCGGCGTGCTGCTGGCCGTGCCCCCGGCCGACTTCATCCTGCACAACTCGCTGTTCCTGGTCGCGCACTTCCACAACGTGATCATCGGCGGCGTGCTGTTCGGCCTGTTCGCCGGCATCTACTACTGGTGGCCGAAGGCCTTCGGCTTCCGCCTCGACCCGTTCTGGGGCAAGGTCTCGTTCTGGTGCTGGGTGGTCGGCTTCTGGGTCGCCTTCACGCCGCTCTACATCCTGGGCCTGATGGGCGTGACCCGGCGGATGAGCTCGTTCGGCGGGACCGAGTACCAGCCGCTCTTCGTCATCGCGGCCTTCGGCGCGGCGCTGGTCGCCTGCGGCATCGCCGCGATGCTGATCCAGTTCGCCGTCAGCATCCTGCGGCGCGAGCAGCTGCGCGACCTCACCGGCGACCCGTGGGGCGGCCGCACCCTCGAATGGGCGACCTCCTCGCCGCCGCCCGACTACAACTTCGCCTTCACGCCCCTGGTGCATGACGGCGACGCCTGGTCGGACATGAAGGCCCGCGGCTACAAGCGTCCGCTGGACGGCTACAAGGCCATCCACATGCCCAAGAGCACCGGCGCCGGCGTGATCATCTCCGCCATCGCCACGGTCTTCGGCATCGCCATGGTCTGGCACGTCTGGTGGCTCGCGGTGATCTCGTTCTTCGGCGCGATCGCGGCGGTCATCATCCACACCTTCAACTACGACCGCGACTTCTACATCCCCGCCGACGAGGTCGCGCGGACCGAGGCCGAGCGCACCCGCACGCTCGCTCTCGTGAAGGCCTGA
- the cyoA gene encoding ubiquinol oxidase subunit II, with the protein MVLLSPAGDVALQQRNLLIASTVLMLLIIVPVMALTIAFAWHYREGNKKAVYDPDFHHSTGLEVVIWSAPLLIIVALGALTWLGTHLLDPYRPVTRISAAKPIVSSVGDPMVSGKPLVIQVVALDWKWLFLYPEQGVASLNEVAAPVDRPIEFRITSSSVMNSLFIPALAGQIYAMPGMQTRLNAVINKAGDYEGFSANYSGAGFSHMRFTFKGVDEGAFSAWVDKVKQEGGGLTRADYLKLERPSEKEPVRYYKAVDADLYDAILNMCVDRAKMCMHDMASIDARGGGGREGLHSVMSLTYDKAVRRGTGATQQATFVTALCTPADAYGLGNASKTAAANATPRVN; encoded by the coding sequence ATGGTGCTGCTTTCGCCCGCGGGCGACGTGGCGCTGCAACAGCGTAACCTGCTGATCGCCTCCACGGTGCTGATGCTCCTCATCATCGTGCCGGTGATGGCGCTCACCATCGCCTTCGCCTGGCACTATCGCGAGGGCAACAAGAAGGCCGTCTACGATCCCGATTTCCATCACTCGACCGGGCTCGAGGTGGTGATCTGGTCGGCGCCCTTGCTGATCATCGTGGCGCTCGGCGCGCTGACCTGGCTCGGCACCCACCTGCTCGATCCCTATCGGCCCGTGACGCGCATCAGCGCCGCAAAGCCGATCGTGTCGAGTGTGGGCGACCCGATGGTCTCGGGCAAGCCCCTGGTGATCCAGGTCGTCGCCCTCGACTGGAAGTGGCTGTTCCTCTACCCCGAGCAGGGCGTCGCCTCGCTCAACGAGGTCGCCGCCCCCGTCGACCGGCCGATCGAGTTCCGCATCACCTCCTCCTCGGTGATGAACTCGCTGTTCATCCCGGCGCTCGCCGGCCAGATCTACGCCATGCCGGGCATGCAGACGCGGTTGAACGCCGTCATCAACAAGGCCGGCGACTACGAGGGCTTCTCCGCCAACTACAGCGGCGCCGGGTTCTCGCACATGCGCTTCACCTTCAAGGGCGTCGACGAGGGCGCGTTCAGCGCCTGGGTCGACAAGGTCAAGCAGGAGGGCGGCGGCCTCACCCGGGCCGACTACCTGAAGCTCGAGCGCCCGAGCGAGAAGGAGCCGGTGCGCTACTACAAGGCCGTCGACGCCGACCTCTACGACGCGATCCTCAACATGTGCGTCGACCGCGCCAAGATGTGCATGCACGACATGGCCTCCATCGACGCCCGCGGCGGCGGCGGCCGCGAGGGCCTGCACAGCGTCATGAGCCTGACCTACGACAAGGCCGTCCGCCGCGGCACCGGGGCGACCCAGCAGGCGACCTTCGTCACCGCGCTCTGCACCCCCGCCGATGCCTACGGCCTCGGCAACGCCTCCAAGACGGCCGCCGCGAACGCGACGCCGCGCGTGAACTGA